The DNA sequence TGCAGCAACTGCATCCGTTCATAGGCACTGCCGGGCCACTGGTCCATGGAATAGACCCGCTCTTCGTTTTTCGAAGAGAAACTCACCATGCCCATCATCACCTGCTGGGCCAGAACGTTCCAGGTCGCATTTGAGCTGATCAACTGGGACTGCAGCCAGTTCCGCTGTGGACCACCCAGCAGTGAGTTACTGCGTGCCATAGCTGATTGATTCAACGGAGATTTTTTATCCCCATTCGGCTGATCGGAACGATACTGGCGCGTATCCAGCACAAAGAAATCTGCCAGTCGTCCAAAACCACCCTGGCGATAGAGCTGCATATGCGGTCCCTGAGGCAGGCAACCAGGTCTCAGCGGCATCATTTCGTAGTATGCCTGGTAAGCGTTGGCCCGTCTGAGCAGATAGTCAATCGGGTCGGCATCCAGTTCTTCGGAAACATCAGCGGCACAGTTATTATCAAATTCATGGTCATCCCAGGTTACAAACCAGGGACATTTTGCATGCATGTTGTGCAGCAATGGATCGGCGCGGTACTGGGAGTGGCGAATTCGGTAGTCGCCCAGTGATTCGATCTCGGGACCAAAGTGTGTGCGGATCTTGCCGTTTCTGCCAGACTGATATTCGTAGATGTAATCGCCCAGGTGGAAGACCAGGTCGAGGTCGTCCTGGGCCATCTGTTCGTAGGCGGTAAACAGTCCCTGTTCATAGTTCTGACAGCTGGCGAATGCAAATTTCAGTTGGTCCGGCATCGCGGTGGTTTCAGGCATTGTCCGCGTGCGTCCCACAGGACTGACGGCATCGCCTGCCCGGAAACGATACCAGTACCAGTGATCGGGTTTCAGGCCTTTCGCTTCCACGTGCACGGAATGCCCGAGCTGTGGAGTTGCCTAGGCTGTACCTGATGCTACCAGCTTCTGAAAGCCTTCGTCTTCCGCCAGTTCCCAATTGACTTCAATCGGCTGGGGACCTAACCCGCCGTGGGGCTGCAGTGGTTCGGGAGCGAGGCGGGTCCATAAAATCACACTGGTCGAGTCCGGGTCGCCGGAAGCGACACCCAGCGTGAATGGATCTTTCTGGAAAACGGGAGAGGGATTCGCCCAACTGGCCCGACCCAGTAAAGGAAGAGTCGACAGCGCTGCACCATAGGAAAGAAAGAGACGACGGCTGATACCGTTCTCTGCTTTAACTGCTTCATTAAGCCGTTTGTAATCAAACATATGTAATATACCTGTTTCAGTGGAACTGGCGGGTGGGATTTATTTGAATGTGTCTGCGTTGAGCACGCGTTATGGGAACGGCAGATGCGACGGTGGATTTACCGTGGACGGCCTTCCGGGATGGATACACTGATTTTAAAGTCTCTGAGAGGGGCCCGGCAACTCAAGAGTCATTGAAAACAGATTCGAATCTGACATTTAACTGGAACTTCATGGATCGCTACTTTAACTCAATATCTCCTGGATTACATGTCCGTGCACATCGGTCAAACGGTGGTCACGGCCCCCATGTCGAAACGTCAGTGCTTCATGATCCAGTCCCAGTTGATGCAGAATCGTCGCATGGATGTCATGAATCGACAGTGGGTGTTCGACGACCGCATTCCCGAATTCGTCGGTCTCTCCGAATGTGATTCCCGGTTTAAAGCCACCACCGGCCAGAAACAGACTGTAACCGTTGACATGATGGTCGCGACCACAGGTAGGTGTGACTTTCGGCGTATGGGGAGTCCGTCCCATTTCACCTGCCCAGACAACCAGCGTTTCATCGAGTAGACCACGTCGTTTCAGATCGACAATCAGCGCCGCCACGGACTGTTCTGTAATCCGCGCATTCTTCTCATGGTTTTTCTTGAGCTGCCCATGCTGATCCCAGGGACTGTTATTGCTGTCGAAACTGGGACACGTGATCTCCACAAATCGGACTCCCGCTTCGACAAGCCGCCGGGCCCGCAGTGCCTGGGTTGCGTAGTAGTGCTGATGTTCGTCGGTCGAATCAACGCCATACTCGCGCTGGATGTAAGCAGGCTCCTGACTGATGTCGGAGACTTCGGGAATCAGGGTCTGCATCCGAAACGCGGTTTCGTAGTTGGCGATCGCACTCTCAATGGGTGAAGCTGCAGAGGCTTTGTCCGCAAAGATCTGGTCCTGTGCAGCCAGCAGTTCCAGCTTGCGCTGTTGCAGCGATAGTGAATCACCGGGCCGGATGTTATCCACGGGGACGCCTTTCGCACGTAACTGCGTTGCCTGATGTGTAGCGGGGAGAAACGAACTGCCAAAGTTTTCCAGGCCTCCATTCGGTACCCAGTCGTTATTCAACACGACGTAGGCGGGAAGATTTTGGTTCTCGGTACCCAGTCCATAAGAAACCCAGGCCCCCATGCTCGGTGCCTGTCCGATGATCCGCCCCGTGTGCAACAACAGATTCTGTTGACCATGTAAGGGCAGTTCTCCCACCATGGAACGTACAACACATAGTTCGTCAGCCACTTGAGCCAGCTGCGGAAACAGATCGCTGACCCAGAGACCGCTCTCACCCCGTTGTCGGAATTTCCAGGGACTTCCCAGCCAGACCCGACCAGCACTCGATTGAGATCGCTTGGAAACGGCCCCTGCCCCGATTGGTTTCCCTTCATGCGTTTTTAATGCCGGCTTGGGATCGAATGTATCCACGTGACTGGGCCCGCCATCCATGAAACAAAAGATGACATTTTTGACACGCGGCGTATGGTGGGGCGGCGTTGATTGCGGTGCTGCCTGCAATCGACTCTGCTCACCCAGCAGACCCGCCAGCGCCAACCAGCCAAAGCCGGCACTCGTCTGCTTGAGGAAGCCACGGCGGGAATTGACGGGCAATGCCCCGGGGCAGCGACTGTTGCTGAATGATGAGCTCTGCATATCAGTTACCGGTAATAAATAAATTCTTTGGTATTAAACATGGCGTGAGCCACATGCCGCCAGACTTCGGGATTCTGCAGCAACCCGCTCTGCTCACGCGTCCCTCCCAGTTCTTCAATCAACGCTGTCCAGCGTTTGACTTCACTCGCTTCGGGATGGCGTCCATAGGCAGTCAGAAACATCTGCTGTAACCGTTGTTCCACTGTTTCACTTGAATCCGTAATCAGACGCTTCGACCATTCCTCTGCCTGACTGATGACAAACGGATCGTTCATCAGAATCAAGGCCTGGTTAGGGACATTAGTGACATCTCGTTTGCCGGTGGGGAGTTTTAAATCCGGTAAATTAAAGCCAACCAGAAACCGGGGAGGATCCATGATCGACATCCGCAGATAAATCGAGCGCCGCCCTGCACCATCCAGGTGGCCATCGAACAGTCGTTTCGCAGGATCGGGTTTTGATCGGGGCACTTCAATCGGCCGACCATACAACCGTCGGTCCAGACTGCCTGATACCGTCAGCAGCGAATCGCGAATCGCCTCAGCCTCTAGTCGACGGGTCGGGTAGTGATGCCATAAATGGTTGTCTGCATCGATGTCTTTAGACTGTTCAGACACGGTTCCCGACTGTTGAAACGCTCGTGTCAGCACCAGCCTGCGTACCAGGCGTCTGGTTGACCAGCCATCTGCCATGAATTCCTGCGCCAGATAGTCCAGCAGTTCCGGATGCATGGGTTGCTCACCCAGGTGCCCGAAGTCATTGGGGGTTCGTACAAGTCCCTCTCCAAAAACCCACTGCCAGACCCGGTTCACATAGACTCGTGCGGTCAGAGGATGTTCCGGACTGACCAGGTACTCTGCCAGTTCCAGTCGACCACTGCCCGGGCTCTGAGGAACCTGATGTCGTCCGGCAAAGACTTCCAGAAAGTCAGGCGGAATCAGTTTTCCGGGATCATCAACATTCCCCCGGATATTGAGTGGATACGAAAATTCGGTCAAACCACGTTCATCCATACTGTTCGCGGTGTGAGCAAACTGGATTTGCGACTCGATGTGGCGGTACTCAGTGACCAGTTGCTTGAGACGCGAACTCATGTCAACATGATTATCCAGCAGTCGGTTTTTCAGCAGCCAGTTGATCAACGTGACGTCACCATCATTCGGTTGATCCTGACACCAGCGTTTCACGCTTCCGGTCAACCAGACTGCGATCCGCTGGCTGGCCTCAAACTGATTTTTTGGAACGGTCTGATCATATAGTGTAGCGAAGTGAGCCTGCTCATCCGCGGGTGTTCCCGGTTGGTCATGGCTGACAATTTCCGTCACACTGAACCAGCTCCGTTTATCAAAACCAAAATCCTCCGCAGGCAGCAGCTTGCCGCCGGCCCGGGTTTTTCCTGTCCGGGGTGGAAAATCGGGATTCAGATCGCTGGTTGCGATTTCAAACATCATCCGCTGAATCCCATTCACCAGCGGACGATCAGCAAAGGTCTGCCAGGCTGGCTCGCTTCGATCAAAAAAGATCACATTCTCAGTTTGAAATGCATTGTCCGGTGTGCGGAGAAAACCGCTCCACTCACCGCCAGCCACATTCAGGCTGACTATCTCTCCCGGCAGCTCTCGCTCAGACGGTGGTCGGATCGCCCCCGGTAATTTGGAGGAGAGTGCATGTGTGTGATATCCCCGGGGCAGCAGTTGCTGGATCAGTTGCTCTCCCTCCAAGGAGACTAAAGGTGTCCCTTCCGTGACATATCCAAAACGAATGCCGTCTCCTTCGACCTGCCAGCCTTCAGGAAAACCAGGTTTTGAGAAGTCAGTCAGTACCTTAAAGCGTTCTTTGTTCTGTTGGCGATGTGTTTCACTGGCAGTGCGCCAGGCTGCCTGCAGTTGTTCCCAGTTTGTTTTGATTTCAGCTGGCGTGGAGAATTTCAACAGTTGATTAGCCGGCCAGGCGATGTCCCCTGTTTTTAATTTGACGGACTTCTGTTCTTTTTCTGTAGTCAATCCGAGTGCTTCGCGCCAGATACGGGAACGGTAGTCCTCAGCAGAGGGATTGAGGGCTGTCGCCAGCTCCGAGGTGAACTGCTCGGCCTGCTGACTCCAGACCTGTTTTAAATCCTGTTGGATTTCATTTCGAAGTGTATGTAACTGCCCGATCAGTACATCCTGTTTACCCGGGGCATCAATCACGCGTGATGTCCAGCGGGGAGTCATGAAGACTGCTGCCATCGCGTAGTAGTCGCGTTGGGAAATGGCGTCCAGCTTATGATCGTGACAGCGGGCGCAGGCAACAGTACTCGCCAGAAACGCTTTTGAGAAGGCGTCAATCTTATTGTTGACCATCTCCTGGTGAATGCCGTTAAAATTGATGCTGTCGCCGTGGCGATGTTCGCCCATATGGTAGAACATCGGGCCGATCAGGCTTTCTTGAAATCCGATCTGCCGATTAATCCGTGGTTCCGATAACAGGTCGCCCGCAATCTGCTCACGCACCAGTTGATCATAGCCCACATCCTGGTTGAATGCGCGAATCAGATAATCGCGATACTCCCAGGAACCCTTGGCCGGGTTATCCCATTCGTAACCGTAAGTGTCCGTGTATCGCACGACGTCCATCCAGTGCCGGGCAAATCGCTCCCCATAATGAGGCAAAGCCAGCAGCCGGTCTACCAGTCCCTCGTAGGCAGCCTGACGATCCTGTTTTGCTGCTGAGACGAACGCCTCGACTTCTTCAGGTGTGGGAGGCAGTCCCGTTAATACGAACGAAAGTCGCCTGATGAGAGTTCGCGGACTCGCAGTTTTGGCAGGTTGTAAATGTGACTGCTGCAACTTCTCTAACAGAAAACGATCTAAGGGCCGTTCAGACCAGTCATTGCCCGCCACGACGGGAGGCGTAACCTTCTGCAGTGGTTGCAGACTCCACCACTGACGTCGTTTTTCGAAGATCGCTTTCCAGGAGAGCGAGGCGGCCTCATCGACGCTCGGCGGTTGATCGCGGGAGTCCGGTGCTCCCAGCTCCACCCACTTGACAAAGTCGGCAATGACCTCCCCAGGCAGCTTCTTGCCCGGCGGCATCTCAAATGATTCATGTCGGAGCGCATCGAGCAACAGGCTTTGCCCGGTCTGATGCGGAACCACCGCAGCGCCTGATTCTCCCCCACTGCGAATCGCCTCACGACTGTCAACTCGCAGTCCCCCTTTGATGTCTGTGGTTGCTGCAGAATGACATTCGTAACAATGCTCAATCAGCACCGGTCGGATTTTATTCTCGAACAGTTCCAGACCGGGAGTAGGCTTCTCGGCCTTCACAACACTGGTGA is a window from the Gimesia benthica genome containing:
- a CDS encoding PSD1 and planctomycete cytochrome C domain-containing protein, encoding MYPACRTISQRVTTLSLILLSLTVTSVVKAEKPTPGLELFENKIRPVLIEHCYECHSAATTDIKGGLRVDSREAIRSGGESGAAVVPHQTGQSLLLDALRHESFEMPPGKKLPGEVIADFVKWVELGAPDSRDQPPSVDEAASLSWKAIFEKRRQWWSLQPLQKVTPPVVAGNDWSERPLDRFLLEKLQQSHLQPAKTASPRTLIRRLSFVLTGLPPTPEEVEAFVSAAKQDRQAAYEGLVDRLLALPHYGERFARHWMDVVRYTDTYGYEWDNPAKGSWEYRDYLIRAFNQDVGYDQLVREQIAGDLLSEPRINRQIGFQESLIGPMFYHMGEHRHGDSINFNGIHQEMVNNKIDAFSKAFLASTVACARCHDHKLDAISQRDYYAMAAVFMTPRWTSRVIDAPGKQDVLIGQLHTLRNEIQQDLKQVWSQQAEQFTSELATALNPSAEDYRSRIWREALGLTTEKEQKSVKLKTGDIAWPANQLLKFSTPAEIKTNWEQLQAAWRTASETHRQQNKERFKVLTDFSKPGFPEGWQVEGDGIRFGYVTEGTPLVSLEGEQLIQQLLPRGYHTHALSSKLPGAIRPPSERELPGEIVSLNVAGGEWSGFLRTPDNAFQTENVIFFDRSEPAWQTFADRPLVNGIQRMMFEIATSDLNPDFPPRTGKTRAGGKLLPAEDFGFDKRSWFSVTEIVSHDQPGTPADEQAHFATLYDQTVPKNQFEASQRIAVWLTGSVKRWCQDQPNDGDVTLINWLLKNRLLDNHVDMSSRLKQLVTEYRHIESQIQFAHTANSMDERGLTEFSYPLNIRGNVDDPGKLIPPDFLEVFAGRHQVPQSPGSGRLELAEYLVSPEHPLTARVYVNRVWQWVFGEGLVRTPNDFGHLGEQPMHPELLDYLAQEFMADGWSTRRLVRRLVLTRAFQQSGTVSEQSKDIDADNHLWHHYPTRRLEAEAIRDSLLTVSGSLDRRLYGRPIEVPRSKPDPAKRLFDGHLDGAGRRSIYLRMSIMDPPRFLVGFNLPDLKLPTGKRDVTNVPNQALILMNDPFVISQAEEWSKRLITDSSETVEQRLQQMFLTAYGRHPEASEVKRWTALIEELGGTREQSGLLQNPEVWRHVAHAMFNTKEFIYYR
- a CDS encoding DUF1501 domain-containing protein, whose amino-acid sequence is MQSSSFSNSRCPGALPVNSRRGFLKQTSAGFGWLALAGLLGEQSRLQAAPQSTPPHHTPRVKNVIFCFMDGGPSHVDTFDPKPALKTHEGKPIGAGAVSKRSQSSAGRVWLGSPWKFRQRGESGLWVSDLFPQLAQVADELCVVRSMVGELPLHGQQNLLLHTGRIIGQAPSMGAWVSYGLGTENQNLPAYVVLNNDWVPNGGLENFGSSFLPATHQATQLRAKGVPVDNIRPGDSLSLQQRKLELLAAQDQIFADKASAASPIESAIANYETAFRMQTLIPEVSDISQEPAYIQREYGVDSTDEHQHYYATQALRARRLVEAGVRFVEITCPSFDSNNSPWDQHGQLKKNHEKNARITEQSVAALIVDLKRRGLLDETLVVWAGEMGRTPHTPKVTPTCGRDHHVNGYSLFLAGGGFKPGITFGETDEFGNAVVEHPLSIHDIHATILHQLGLDHEALTFRHGGRDHRLTDVHGHVIQEILS